In Saprospiraceae bacterium, a genomic segment contains:
- a CDS encoding TerC family protein has protein sequence MNTDIQFWIYFTLFILAMLAIDLGIFHRKSHAVSFKESLMWTFVWLILAMLFNTVVYFWKGPEKSFEFLTGYIIELSLSVDNLFLFILIFKYFHVPVEYQHRVLFWGILGALVMRVIFIFAGIALITQFHWIIYVFGAFIIFTGVRMLFQSDQEVHPERNVIIKGIKKVFPVTKGFYKDKFFINRQGILIATPLFIVLVFVEITDLIFAVDSIPAILAITTDPFIVFTSNVFAILGLRSLYFSLAGMMGLFRFLHIGLAAILIFIGLKMVLADIYKLPIEVALMVVLAILVISIMASLIGKKPKAKS, from the coding sequence ATGAATACGGATATTCAATTCTGGATTTATTTTACACTGTTCATCTTGGCCATGCTGGCTATAGACCTGGGTATTTTTCACCGAAAATCGCATGCCGTCAGCTTTAAAGAATCCTTGATGTGGACTTTCGTATGGCTCATCCTGGCCATGCTTTTTAATACGGTGGTGTATTTCTGGAAAGGTCCGGAAAAATCTTTCGAGTTTTTAACAGGTTATATTATTGAATTGTCGTTGAGCGTCGATAATTTGTTTTTATTCATTCTCATTTTTAAGTATTTCCACGTCCCTGTTGAATACCAGCATCGCGTACTGTTTTGGGGGATCTTGGGCGCGCTGGTCATGCGCGTCATTTTCATTTTTGCGGGCATCGCACTGATTACCCAGTTTCACTGGATCATATATGTTTTTGGTGCTTTTATCATCTTCACAGGTGTTCGAATGTTGTTTCAATCCGATCAGGAAGTACATCCCGAAAGAAATGTCATCATCAAAGGAATTAAAAAAGTATTTCCGGTCACCAAGGGTTTTTATAAAGACAAGTTTTTTATCAACAGACAGGGCATCCTCATAGCAACCCCTCTGTTTATCGTTCTGGTGTTTGTTGAAATCACAGATTTAATTTTTGCAGTAGATTCGATCCCTGCGATTTTGGCCATCACTACAGATCCTTTTATCGTATTTACTTCCAATGTATTTGCCATTCTTGGATTACGCTCCTTATATTTTTCGCTGGCGGGTATGATGGGATTGTTTCGATTTTTACACATTGGACTGGCGGCTATTCTCATTTTTATTGGTCTCAAAATGGTATTGGCAGATATTTATAAATTGCCCATCGAAGTTGCGTTAATGGTAGTGCTGGCTATTTTGGTGATCAGTATTATGGCTTCGCTGATTGGGAAGAAGCCTAAAGCTAAAAGCTAA
- a CDS encoding T9SS type A sorting domain-containing protein — MNRKKLLFYIFSYCLLHTFEKRLQAQAISAGGRHSLAICADSTVVAWGYNGFGQLGNGNEIEQHSGTAVIGLTKIIHVAGGLFHSLFVHNDGSVFSCGRNATGALGVGGTTNAFIPLLIGSLSKTKKVAAGGEHSLFLSEDGSVWACGQNASGQLGDGSNQTKTSPVRISGLSDVVQLAAGAEFSLFLKSDGSVWACGHNGFGQFGNGSKKSSNVPVHINGLSGIVQISAGEWHSTFVDKDGRVYTCGRNQYGQLGDGTTTDKELASLVPGLDDILMAEAGGIHTVFVKRDGSVFACGLNSGGNNNGQLGDGTTIDRSSPVGVIPAWFPGDIIHAEATRENSLFVRSDGSLWASGRNNYGQLGIGAFSNNNAATALPATAVCKTVWLTAAEDPKEVHSINIYPNPTQNSIYVDTQADLTDVSIVVSDVSSRPIHIWENVQEKTLKLDLDLNAGMYFLKIVKDHKLLTCRKLMIQK; from the coding sequence ATGAATCGCAAAAAGCTTCTTTTCTACATTTTCTCCTATTGTCTTTTACATACTTTTGAAAAGCGCCTCCAAGCCCAAGCCATCTCCGCCGGCGGTCGCCACAGCCTCGCCATTTGCGCAGATAGCACGGTGGTGGCCTGGGGTTATAATGGCTTTGGGCAACTGGGCAACGGCAATGAAATAGAACAACATTCGGGTACAGCGGTTATTGGATTGACAAAAATCATTCATGTGGCCGGTGGGTTGTTTCATTCCTTGTTTGTGCACAATGATGGCAGCGTTTTTTCCTGTGGCCGGAATGCGACCGGTGCTTTGGGAGTCGGAGGTACGACAAATGCATTTATACCTTTGCTGATCGGTTCCTTGAGCAAGACCAAAAAAGTAGCAGCCGGCGGCGAGCATTCGCTGTTTTTAAGCGAAGACGGCAGCGTCTGGGCCTGCGGACAAAATGCTTCCGGACAATTGGGTGATGGCAGCAATCAGACGAAGACCAGTCCGGTACGCATTTCGGGACTCAGCGATGTAGTTCAATTGGCAGCAGGTGCCGAGTTCTCCCTGTTTCTCAAAAGCGACGGCAGCGTCTGGGCTTGCGGACATAATGGTTTCGGTCAATTTGGAAATGGTAGCAAAAAATCATCGAATGTGCCCGTACACATCAATGGACTGAGTGGCATCGTGCAGATTTCGGCCGGGGAGTGGCATTCCACTTTTGTAGATAAAGACGGCCGGGTCTATACTTGTGGGCGAAATCAATACGGACAACTGGGCGATGGCACCACGACCGACAAAGAATTGGCAAGCCTGGTTCCGGGATTAGACGATATACTAATGGCAGAAGCCGGAGGTATCCATACTGTATTTGTAAAACGCGATGGCAGCGTATTTGCCTGCGGCCTCAACAGCGGGGGTAATAACAACGGACAATTGGGCGATGGTACGACGATAGACCGATCCAGTCCGGTAGGAGTGATACCGGCCTGGTTTCCCGGCGACATCATCCACGCAGAAGCCACCCGTGAGAATAGCCTTTTTGTTCGCAGTGATGGATCACTTTGGGCCAGTGGCCGCAATAACTATGGCCAGCTGGGCATAGGTGCTTTTAGCAATAACAATGCTGCCACAGCGTTGCCGGCTACCGCGGTTTGTAAAACTGTATGGCTTACCGCGGCTGAAGATCCTAAAGAAGTACATTCCATAAATATTTATCCGAATCCGACACAGAATTCTATTTATGTCGATACCCAAGCCGACCTAACGGATGTTAGCATCGTAGTATCCGATGTTTCATCACGGCCCATCCACATTTGGGAAAATGTTCAAGAAAAAACGCTCAAGCTGGACCTTGATTTAAATGCGGGAATGTATTTCTTAAAAATCGTAAAAGATCATAAATTGTTGACCTGTCGCAAGTTGATGATTCAAAAATAG
- a CDS encoding gliding motility-associated C-terminal domain-containing protein, whose amino-acid sequence MNYKKLVFCCILFTSGFISEVFNQIPSKIWYFGKQAGLDFKTDPPTPLYNQNLNNQESNATLTDSAGNLLFYVTADKIYNKQHLIMENGDGLICNGGSSAQGPMILQDPADPMKYYIFMTADETFPEYRGNLRYIVVNLCENNGLGKVIPGLKNVQIPGFFSERITAISLHQGQAYWIITSSHFENTIVSFYFDSRGIDINNPVFSYFGREFSPQVGQIKVNHKKTQILYSAGLDRFGNGVWLMDYDTIRGVASNRLEINSGTHDYGIEFSPDDQLVYYTSFYVISGVYQYQLSTGNKTILFQNNSNYYVASINKDPHGRLIVSSGVKNIVSAILNPNIVGVQCNYQESYIQLLPNTSGHFGMQNTEQYFGNQQIIINQQFLGNDTLICDDNSLRLTTNYSNTIWSTGQTGSQISISRSGTYWASFERDCKTYTDTIKIDFINPPDLISKTKISLCEGESDTLSTFQDVIWSDGSFDKQIIINKAGIYWAKLNTPCGDVIDSVVVDIIKKLDPPEALRDTSFCKGQTINYSIQIKNAQWNTGAFEIIHINSSGFFSYLIENGCEEISDAFQIHIDSMPILLPIMITSCEGETITLNSGDPRSLWNTGHIGSQIQVKKSGIYNYSLQNACGTFNSSVDVYFEVVFTANNMPNVFSPNGDQINDEFPGREFKEPFHIRIFSRWGELLFEGRNQSWDGRFHSRPMPPDTYVYVIEVEACHQKQKLKGSATLLR is encoded by the coding sequence GTGAATTATAAAAAGCTAGTTTTTTGCTGCATCTTATTTACATCAGGATTTATAAGTGAAGTTTTCAATCAAATCCCTTCCAAAATATGGTACTTTGGAAAGCAAGCAGGCTTGGATTTTAAAACAGACCCTCCGACACCACTGTATAATCAAAATCTCAATAATCAGGAAAGCAATGCAACGCTTACTGATAGTGCAGGTAATTTATTATTCTATGTGACTGCAGATAAGATTTACAACAAACAACATCTTATCATGGAAAATGGAGATGGCCTGATTTGTAATGGTGGATCCAGCGCCCAGGGTCCAATGATTTTACAAGATCCGGCAGACCCCATGAAATATTATATTTTTATGACGGCAGATGAAACCTTTCCGGAATACAGAGGTAATTTGCGATACATTGTAGTTAATCTTTGCGAAAATAATGGACTAGGCAAAGTAATTCCGGGACTCAAAAATGTTCAGATTCCTGGTTTCTTTTCAGAAAGAATAACAGCGATTTCGCTCCATCAAGGTCAAGCATATTGGATCATTACTTCAAGTCATTTCGAAAATACAATTGTTAGTTTTTATTTCGACAGCCGAGGAATAGATATTAATAATCCAGTTTTTAGCTACTTCGGCCGGGAATTTTCGCCACAGGTTGGACAAATAAAAGTCAATCATAAGAAAACACAAATTTTATATTCTGCCGGACTCGACCGATTCGGCAACGGTGTTTGGTTAATGGATTACGATACCATCCGAGGAGTCGCGAGCAACAGATTAGAAATTAATTCCGGTACACATGATTATGGAATTGAATTTTCGCCTGATGATCAACTGGTATATTATACGAGCTTTTACGTGATTTCAGGTGTTTATCAATATCAATTAAGTACTGGAAACAAAACCATTTTGTTCCAGAATAATTCAAATTATTATGTGGCCTCCATTAACAAAGATCCTCATGGTCGTTTAATTGTTTCGAGTGGTGTAAAAAATATAGTCAGTGCAATTTTAAATCCAAATATAGTTGGTGTACAGTGTAATTATCAGGAATCGTATATTCAGCTTTTACCAAATACTTCCGGGCATTTTGGAATGCAAAACACAGAACAATATTTTGGAAATCAACAAATAATAATAAATCAACAATTTTTAGGAAATGATACGCTGATTTGCGACGATAATAGTTTACGATTAACCACGAATTATTCAAATACAATATGGAGTACAGGACAAACGGGCTCCCAAATATCCATTAGCCGATCAGGAACCTACTGGGCTAGTTTCGAACGCGATTGTAAAACTTACACGGACACTATAAAGATTGATTTTATAAACCCTCCAGATTTAATTTCCAAAACCAAAATAAGCTTATGTGAAGGAGAATCTGATACGCTATCCACATTCCAGGATGTCATTTGGAGCGACGGAAGTTTTGACAAACAAATTATAATAAACAAAGCTGGCATTTATTGGGCAAAACTAAACACTCCTTGTGGCGATGTAATTGATTCGGTAGTTGTTGATATCATTAAAAAACTAGATCCTCCGGAAGCACTTCGCGATACTAGTTTTTGCAAAGGGCAAACTATTAATTATTCAATACAAATTAAAAATGCACAATGGAACACCGGAGCTTTTGAAATCATACACATTAATTCATCCGGGTTCTTTTCTTATTTGATAGAAAACGGCTGTGAAGAAATAAGCGATGCATTTCAAATCCATATCGATAGCATGCCCATATTGCTTCCGATTATGATCACCTCATGCGAGGGTGAAACGATTACACTAAACTCCGGTGATCCGCGTAGTTTGTGGAATACCGGACATATAGGTTCGCAAATACAAGTTAAAAAAAGTGGGATTTATAACTACAGTTTGCAAAATGCCTGTGGAACTTTCAATTCCAGTGTTGATGTTTACTTTGAAGTTGTCTTCACTGCCAACAACATGCCCAACGTCTTCAGTCCCAACGGAGACCAGATCAACGACGAGTTTCCGGGCCGGGAATTTAAGGAACCTTTCCATATCAGAATCTTCAGTCGCTGGGGAGAGTTGTTGTTTGAGGGGAGGAATCAATCCTGGGATGGACGTTTTCATTCGAGGCCTATGCCACCTGATACCTATGTATATGTCATTGAAGTAGAGGCTTGTCACCAGAAACAAAAACTGAAAGGATCTGCGACGTTGTTGCGCTGA
- a CDS encoding helix-turn-helix transcriptional regulator, giving the protein MIPETQYYEPKGNIESQIIKCIWKLSDDHADERTELILPKGTAEIIFNFSNHVIYQSSLNNIGITLPDSFINGINLKPFKLIKKGRQEFLGIQLNDIGLKLLFDIPANDFNNKVYESALIDRTLNSMASELHSKTNFGDQVQTILKWIRKRVSNLEGHKYQERLYTLQNACQIKDVKVADLSKKCFLSDRQMHRFCLEWFGMNPATYLKYQKYLCALKLVHKTQNTLTQVGTQAGYYDQSHFMTEFKSFANISPKNYKQAIKGIPGHIFL; this is encoded by the coding sequence ATGATTCCGGAAACCCAATATTACGAACCAAAAGGAAATATTGAAAGCCAGATTATTAAATGTATTTGGAAACTTTCAGATGATCATGCAGATGAACGAACTGAGCTCATCCTTCCCAAAGGTACCGCGGAAATCATTTTTAATTTTTCAAATCATGTAATTTACCAAAGTTCTCTAAATAATATTGGAATTACTTTACCGGACAGCTTTATCAACGGAATCAACTTAAAACCTTTTAAGTTGATCAAAAAAGGGCGGCAGGAATTTCTTGGAATTCAACTAAATGATATAGGCTTGAAACTTTTGTTTGATATACCAGCAAATGATTTTAACAACAAAGTTTATGAAAGTGCACTGATTGATCGTACTTTGAATTCAATGGCATCCGAATTACACAGCAAAACTAATTTCGGAGACCAGGTTCAAACTATTTTGAAATGGATTCGTAAAAGGGTTTCAAACTTGGAAGGCCATAAATATCAGGAGAGATTATATACTTTGCAAAATGCCTGTCAGATAAAAGATGTAAAGGTGGCAGATCTGAGTAAGAAATGTTTTCTTTCTGATCGGCAAATGCATCGATTTTGTTTGGAATGGTTTGGAATGAATCCGGCCACTTATCTCAAATATCAAAAATATTTGTGTGCATTAAAGCTCGTTCACAAAACACAAAATACTTTAACCCAGGTAGGAACGCAGGCGGGCTATTACGATCAATCGCATTTTATGACAGAATTTAAATCATTCGCAAACATCAGTCCAAAAAATTATAAGCAGGCTATCAAGGGAATACCCGGACATATCTTTCTTTAA
- a CDS encoding DUF1801 domain-containing protein — MNSEIQAYHERQLPGDRAICETLAQEIDAALPDAESKVWHAHPVWFLDGNPIVGYDKLKNCVRLLFWSGQSFEETDLKNEGSFKAAEKRYTSVEQIDIEALTRWLDKSRNIQWDYKNIVKRKGVLERLK, encoded by the coding sequence ATGAACTCAGAAATTCAGGCATATCATGAAAGACAATTACCCGGTGACCGGGCAATTTGCGAAACACTTGCACAAGAAATAGATGCGGCACTACCAGATGCGGAGTCCAAGGTCTGGCATGCGCATCCGGTTTGGTTTTTGGATGGAAATCCCATAGTAGGTTATGATAAACTCAAAAACTGCGTACGACTCTTGTTTTGGAGCGGACAATCTTTCGAAGAAACTGATTTAAAAAATGAAGGTAGTTTTAAAGCAGCAGAAAAGCGATATACCTCTGTGGAGCAAATTGATATTGAAGCATTGACCAGATGGTTGGATAAATCGAGAAATATTCAATGGGACTATAAAAATATAGTGAAACGAAAAGGTGTTTTGGAAAGATTGAAATGA
- a CDS encoding ChaN family lipoprotein — protein sequence MNVNRFFLLGFVLFQCMHAFGQLSDLNYKIYATKTGREISLQELAADAKNYDVVIFGEEHNDSVAHYLQIKLLELLYDKYPQRLALSLEMFDRDVQPVMNEYLMGSIREKNFTKDARVWSNYRDYKPMIEFAKAKKLDVICANAPSRYTNLAGRKGQKALMDLPEVSKKNFAPLPYDTASGKYYEKLINLTAHSPAPTTVADTTKKDTAVKMPIPAMNMGGFNLIMGQSLWDATMAYSIFKYLKKNKEKFVMHVNGRFHSDEHFAVVTQLKKYNSKLKPLVISAGPDDSFPNMDWSSLKYLGDYVIITDPKVPRTYEE from the coding sequence ATGAATGTAAACAGGTTTTTTTTGTTGGGCTTTGTATTATTTCAATGCATGCATGCATTCGGGCAATTATCCGATTTAAATTATAAAATATACGCCACTAAAACCGGGAGGGAGATCAGTCTTCAGGAACTGGCAGCAGACGCGAAAAATTATGATGTCGTCATTTTTGGGGAAGAGCACAATGATTCGGTAGCGCATTATTTGCAAATTAAATTGTTGGAATTGCTGTATGATAAATACCCACAGCGCCTCGCACTTTCTTTGGAAATGTTTGACAGAGATGTACAGCCGGTGATGAATGAATATTTAATGGGAAGTATCCGTGAAAAGAATTTCACAAAAGATGCCCGCGTATGGAGCAATTACCGGGACTACAAACCCATGATTGAGTTTGCAAAAGCAAAAAAATTGGATGTGATTTGTGCAAATGCCCCCAGCCGATACACTAATCTCGCAGGTCGGAAAGGTCAAAAAGCATTAATGGATTTGCCGGAAGTATCCAAAAAGAATTTTGCACCCTTGCCCTATGATACCGCTTCCGGAAAATATTATGAAAAACTCATTAACCTCACTGCCCATAGTCCGGCGCCAACTACCGTTGCCGACACGACTAAAAAAGATACCGCTGTTAAAATGCCGATACCGGCGATGAACATGGGCGGATTTAATCTGATCATGGGACAATCACTTTGGGATGCAACCATGGCTTACTCCATATTCAAATACCTTAAGAAAAACAAAGAAAAATTTGTGATGCATGTCAATGGCCGCTTTCACAGCGATGAACATTTTGCAGTCGTCACGCAACTCAAAAAATACAATTCTAAATTAAAACCTTTGGTGATCTCAGCCGGACCTGATGATTCCTTTCCCAATATGGATTGGAGTTCATTGAAATATTTAGGAGATTATGTGATCATTACGGATCCAAAGGTTCCCAGGACCTATGAGGAATAG
- a CDS encoding methyltransferase domain-containing protein, whose product MIYKFSIIEKLLLANDIIPHPFADAASSVGLGFALGTAIKLKIADQLSMDYLSIDDIATGAKVSRNGAEIILNCLDALGYVVKNNNTYAFTKRGFKNLSPHSPNNFRYFILFCDHLYRGYLNLDETIRLGKRPQSSMLEEMSAHEWELFSRAMIDISSTNYKEVCGKIPIQKQYKQILDLGGSHGLYSIELCNRNANLQAKIVDLPPVAKYAQECIGKSSVSSRVSFIAADFMKDVLPPENDVILAFNIIHGLNVSENLHLAQKAYQLLNPGGIFVILDQIKGIGGSSQLAKATTSYMALNLLHQAGGNTYSFDEIQEFATNAGFKSAVMKKLNAPGFGLVISTK is encoded by the coding sequence ATGATTTACAAATTTTCAATTATTGAGAAATTATTATTGGCAAATGATATTATACCGCATCCCTTTGCAGATGCAGCTTCGTCTGTGGGGCTTGGTTTTGCATTGGGAACAGCCATTAAATTAAAAATTGCCGATCAGCTTTCGATGGATTATTTATCTATTGATGACATTGCAACAGGAGCTAAAGTAAGTCGGAATGGAGCAGAGATCATCTTAAATTGTTTGGATGCGTTGGGTTATGTTGTTAAAAATAACAACACATATGCTTTTACGAAAAGAGGATTTAAAAATTTGTCCCCGCATTCCCCGAATAATTTCAGATATTTTATTCTGTTTTGTGACCATTTATACAGGGGTTATTTAAATTTGGATGAAACGATTCGTTTAGGTAAGCGGCCTCAATCATCCATGCTGGAAGAAATGTCAGCGCATGAATGGGAATTATTTTCTCGGGCCATGATCGATATCTCCAGCACGAATTATAAAGAAGTCTGCGGGAAAATACCCATTCAAAAACAGTATAAACAAATTTTAGATCTGGGTGGATCGCATGGGTTGTACAGCATAGAACTTTGTAATCGGAATGCAAATTTGCAGGCGAAGATTGTTGACTTGCCACCTGTAGCAAAGTATGCACAAGAATGTATTGGTAAAAGCAGCGTTTCAAGTCGCGTTTCTTTTATTGCTGCAGATTTTATGAAAGATGTACTCCCACCAGAAAATGATGTCATTCTTGCTTTCAATATTATACATGGGCTTAATGTCAGCGAGAACCTGCATCTTGCCCAAAAAGCATATCAGCTTTTAAATCCCGGGGGGATTTTTGTAATTTTAGACCAAATCAAGGGTATAGGTGGCAGCTCACAATTAGCAAAAGCCACGACATCCTACATGGCCCTCAATCTTTTGCACCAGGCTGGTGGCAATACCTATTCATTTGATGAAATTCAAGAATTCGCTACAAATGCAGGATTCAAAAGTGCAGTCATGAAAAAATTGAATGCTCCGGGTTTTGGTTTGGTGATATCTACTAAATAA
- the ggt gene encoding gamma-glutamyltransferase, which yields MKQLSLSNTWFFFGFNFVWICFTTAELQAQTLAEHGMVVSSNSLASQIGVDILKRGGNAIDASVATAFALAVIHPEAGNIGGGGFLVFMNDKGAVSTIDFREKAPLASNSKMFIDRDGKVMKDEHHNSIRAVGVPGTVAGLYLAHSKYGRLPWKELLQPAINLAKNGIAMSWGLYKAAKQIVKSRASIPFMRNYFKNGKDEVTKPGDLWKQPALANTLTLIRDKGHDGFYSGPVAQEIAQFMEWNGGLITIKDLQKYKAIERQAIHGTYRGFDIYSIPPPSSGGIGLIGMLNMVEVARLDTFAFNSAGYVHSLAEIMRRSFADRAAFLGDPDYNTDLPIEKLISKDYAKSRLANLDMEKASISDSARFGQIYEGDNTTHFSVVDKDGNAVALTYTLEYSYGSGLGSEKLGFIFNNEMGDFNPEAGVTNTSGQIGTLANLIAPEKRMLSSMTPAIVAKDGKPYLIIGSPGGRTIINTVFQTVLCVLAYKMPIDKAIEAMKIHHQWLPDVLTYEKHLMSPDTRIQLEKMGHRLRAVDNLGSLMGILYDPEYKIYTGAADSSSPDGGVVGY from the coding sequence ATGAAACAACTAAGCCTATCTAATACATGGTTCTTCTTCGGATTTAATTTTGTTTGGATTTGTTTTACCACAGCTGAGCTCCAAGCTCAGACTTTAGCGGAACACGGGATGGTGGTTTCATCTAATAGCCTCGCATCACAAATTGGTGTAGATATCCTGAAACGGGGTGGCAATGCAATTGATGCCAGTGTAGCTACCGCTTTTGCATTGGCCGTAATACACCCGGAAGCAGGAAATATTGGCGGTGGTGGTTTTTTAGTTTTTATGAATGATAAGGGTGCCGTTAGTACCATCGACTTTCGCGAGAAAGCTCCGCTCGCTTCCAATTCTAAAATGTTTATTGATCGAGATGGGAAAGTCATGAAAGATGAACACCATAACAGCATTCGGGCAGTGGGAGTACCCGGTACCGTTGCCGGACTATATCTCGCACATTCCAAATATGGTCGCTTGCCTTGGAAAGAATTGCTGCAGCCAGCCATCAATCTGGCGAAGAATGGCATTGCGATGAGTTGGGGATTGTACAAAGCAGCCAAACAAATCGTGAAATCGCGGGCTTCTATTCCATTTATGAGAAACTATTTTAAAAATGGCAAAGATGAAGTCACAAAGCCTGGAGATCTATGGAAACAACCAGCCCTTGCCAATACCTTAACGCTCATTCGCGACAAGGGACATGATGGATTTTATAGCGGACCGGTGGCTCAGGAAATTGCCCAATTTATGGAATGGAATGGCGGCCTCATCACCATAAAGGATCTTCAAAAGTATAAAGCCATTGAGCGACAAGCGATTCATGGAACATACCGGGGTTTTGATATTTATTCCATACCGCCTCCGAGTTCAGGTGGAATTGGATTAATCGGAATGTTGAATATGGTGGAAGTAGCAAGACTCGATACCTTTGCATTTAATTCTGCTGGATACGTACATTCGTTAGCAGAAATCATGCGACGTTCTTTTGCCGACCGGGCGGCTTTTCTAGGCGATCCAGATTATAATACTGATCTGCCAATTGAAAAATTAATTTCAAAAGATTATGCAAAGAGTCGCTTGGCAAATTTAGATATGGAAAAAGCGTCCATCAGCGATTCAGCTCGCTTCGGGCAGATTTATGAAGGCGATAACACCACGCATTTTTCAGTAGTTGACAAAGATGGCAATGCTGTAGCGCTAACCTATACATTGGAATATTCTTACGGATCCGGTTTAGGTTCAGAAAAATTAGGATTCATATTTAATAATGAAATGGGCGACTTCAATCCGGAAGCCGGCGTCACGAATACTTCCGGGCAAATTGGAACCCTGGCCAATCTCATAGCACCGGAAAAAAGAATGCTTTCGAGTATGACCCCAGCCATCGTTGCTAAAGATGGAAAACCTTACTTAATTATTGGTTCACCGGGTGGAAGAACCATCATCAATACCGTATTTCAAACTGTATTGTGTGTGCTTGCTTATAAAATGCCGATCGACAAAGCCATTGAAGCGATGAAAATCCATCATCAATGGTTGCCGGATGTATTGACCTACGAAAAACATTTGATGTCACCCGATACGAGAATACAACTTGAAAAAATGGGCCATCGTTTGCGCGCGGTCGATAACCTGGGTTCGCTAATGGGGATCTTATATGATCCGGAGTACAAGATCTATACAGGTGCAGCTGATTCATCCAGCCCGGATGGGGGAGTGGTTGGGTATTGA